From one Acidibrevibacterium fodinaquatile genomic stretch:
- a CDS encoding DUF2125 domain-containing protein, with product MKRALRWLFGVVLLGLLALLGADYLVWRWAGGMITASYDGWRTARQAEGWAVESGPVHLTGWPFAARLVVPDFALKGGGAALPGGVALTLPELDLAVALTAPGDLLITPRGTARATLGLLPPLAITAETAALHTSLTATDAVSPLAGEMRRVTVRPDQTPKDVASGLVLTIDRVDFLLSTTAEPAALTLHGQAGGIDLPAAIAWPFGAHIGRAALDASLAPLPPAAGRDFAATKAAWRADHGTFRLAATLTDWGGTTMSGEAKLDLDDTLAPEGVGFLHLIDPDAAVASLARQGVIADASAQALGAVLHLLAHPAAEGGKPEVDLPLSLAAGVVSAGGIPLFRVTDVGVSTP from the coding sequence ATGAAACGCGCACTGCGTTGGCTGTTCGGGGTTGTTCTGCTCGGCCTGCTCGCCTTGCTGGGCGCGGATTATCTCGTCTGGCGCTGGGCTGGGGGGATGATTACCGCGAGCTATGACGGCTGGCGGACGGCGCGCCAGGCGGAGGGATGGGCGGTCGAGAGCGGTCCCGTGCATCTCACCGGCTGGCCCTTTGCCGCCCGGCTGGTGGTGCCGGATTTCGCGCTTAAGGGCGGCGGGGCGGCGCTGCCGGGCGGGGTCGCGCTCACGCTCCCGGAACTCGACCTCGCGGTGGCCCTCACCGCGCCGGGCGATCTCCTCATCACCCCGCGCGGCACGGCGCGCGCGACACTCGGGCTCCTGCCGCCGCTCGCGATCACCGCCGAGACTGCGGCGCTGCACACCAGCCTGACCGCGACGGACGCGGTGTCACCGCTCGCCGGTGAGATGCGGCGCGTCACGGTGCGGCCAGATCAGACGCCGAAAGACGTGGCCTCCGGGCTGGTTCTGACGATCGACCGGGTCGATTTTCTGCTCTCGACCACGGCCGAGCCCGCCGCTTTGACGCTGCATGGCCAGGCCGGCGGGATCGATCTGCCGGCGGCGATCGCGTGGCCGTTCGGCGCCCATATCGGCCGCGCCGCGCTCGATGCCAGCCTGGCGCCGCTGCCGCCGGCCGCCGGCCGCGATTTTGCCGCGACCAAGGCCGCCTGGCGCGCCGACCATGGCACGTTCCGTCTCGCCGCCACCCTCACCGATTGGGGGGGGACGACGATGTCGGGCGAGGCAAAGCTCGACCTCGATGATACCCTCGCGCCAGAAGGCGTTGGATTTCTTCATCTCATCGACCCCGATGCTGCCGTCGCCAGCCTCGCGCGGCAGGGGGTGATCGCCGACGCCTCGGCGCAGGCGCTGGGCGCGGTTCTGCATCTCCTTGCCCATCCGGCAGCGGAAGGCGGCAAGCCTGAGGTCGATCTGCCGCTGTCGCTCGCCGCGGGTGTGGTCTCAGCCGGTGGGATTCCGCTGTTTCGGGTTACCGATGTCGGTGTGAGCACGCCATGA
- a CDS encoding uracil-DNA glycosylase family protein, protein MAETPTIDPLTALAAEARACVRCAAELPLGPRPVFRVSATARLLIIGQAPGTKVHDSGVPFTDASGRRLRAWLGIDEAVFYDTARVAILPVGLCYPGRLARGGDAPPRPGCASLWHPRFRPLMPGIALTLLVGGYAQDFVLGRGRMGERVADFRRYLPHYLPLPHPSWRTTAWERANPWFGAELLPALRRHIARLLV, encoded by the coding sequence TTGGCTGAGACGCCCACGATCGATCCATTGACCGCGCTCGCGGCCGAGGCCCGCGCCTGCGTGCGTTGCGCCGCCGAATTGCCGCTCGGCCCGCGGCCGGTATTCCGCGTCTCGGCGACGGCGCGGCTTCTGATCATCGGCCAGGCGCCGGGCACGAAGGTGCATGACAGCGGGGTGCCGTTCACCGATGCCTCGGGCCGGCGTCTTCGCGCCTGGCTCGGGATCGATGAGGCGGTGTTTTACGACACCGCGCGGGTCGCGATCCTGCCGGTCGGCCTCTGCTATCCCGGGCGGCTTGCGCGCGGGGGCGATGCGCCGCCGCGCCCCGGCTGCGCTTCACTCTGGCATCCGCGCTTTCGCCCGCTGATGCCGGGGATCGCATTGACGCTCCTGGTCGGCGGCTATGCCCAGGATTTCGTCCTCGGGCGCGGCCGGATGGGCGAGAGAGTGGCTGATTTTCGTCGCTATTTGCCGCATTATCTGCCCCTTCCGCATCCTTCCTGGCGCACCACCGCCTGGGAGCGGGCCAATCCCTGGTTCGGTGCCGAGCTTTTGCCGGCGCTGCGCCGCCACATCGCGAGGCTACTGGTATGA
- the thpR gene encoding RNA 2',3'-cyclic phosphodiesterase encodes MIRLFVALDLPWPLRERLALLAGGLPGARWISAENYHLTLRFIGETPGHRAEDADLALSSLRARGFSLTLAGVGTFEKAGKPAALWAGVERNPALDHLQTKIETALQRAGFAAERRRFVPHVSLARLDNPPGDKLAAFLQAHNLFRAPPVPVEHFTLFSSRLGKEQAVYTAEVDYALG; translated from the coding sequence GTGATCCGGCTTTTTGTTGCGCTTGATCTGCCCTGGCCGCTCCGCGAACGGCTGGCGCTGCTCGCCGGTGGCTTGCCGGGGGCGCGCTGGATCAGCGCCGAGAATTATCATCTGACGCTCCGCTTCATCGGCGAAACACCCGGCCACCGCGCCGAGGACGCCGATCTTGCGCTCTCGTCGCTCCGCGCCCGCGGCTTTTCGCTCACGCTCGCCGGGGTTGGCACCTTCGAGAAGGCTGGCAAGCCGGCGGCGCTTTGGGCCGGGGTCGAGCGCAATCCTGCCCTCGACCATCTCCAGACCAAGATCGAGACCGCGTTACAGCGCGCCGGCTTCGCCGCCGAGCGCCGGCGATTCGTGCCGCATGTCTCGCTCGCCCGGCTCGATAACCCGCCCGGCGACAAGCTCGCGGCGTTTTTGCAGGCGCATAACCTGTTTCGCGCGCCGCCGGTGCCGGTCGAACATTTCACTCTGTTCAGCTCGCGCCTCGGCAAAGAGCAGGCGGTCTATACCGCCGAGGTGGATTACGCGCTTGGCTGA
- a CDS encoding arylesterase: MTAAYGIDRAKREGARAARRLSALLATLVLLAAAPQQTPLRVLVLGDSLAAGYGLAPEEGFQALLAAGLRAQGLSVTLEDGAVSGDTSAGGRARLDWLLGDDPGSAPEAAILELGANDGLRGTAPAVMEANLAAILDRLAARHIPVLLCGMYAPPNMGADYGARFRAVFERLGRRPGVIFEPFFLEGVAGDPSLIQADHLHPNAAGEKRVVAAVLPYAARLVAAVKKGKATP; encoded by the coding sequence ATGACGGCAGCATATGGCATTGACCGCGCCAAACGCGAGGGCGCGAGGGCGGCGCGGCGCCTGTCCGCCCTGCTGGCAACGCTCGTCTTGCTCGCCGCGGCGCCGCAGCAAACCCCGCTCCGTGTCCTGGTGCTCGGCGATTCGCTTGCCGCCGGCTATGGTCTCGCGCCGGAAGAGGGGTTTCAGGCGCTCCTCGCGGCGGGCTTGCGGGCGCAGGGGCTCTCGGTCACACTAGAGGATGGCGCGGTCTCTGGCGATACCAGTGCCGGCGGGCGGGCGCGGCTCGATTGGCTGCTCGGCGACGATCCAGGATCAGCGCCCGAGGCGGCAATCCTCGAACTCGGCGCCAATGACGGGCTGCGCGGGACCGCGCCGGCGGTGATGGAGGCCAATCTCGCCGCGATTCTCGACCGCCTAGCGGCGCGCCATATCCCGGTGCTGCTTTGTGGGATGTATGCGCCGCCGAACATGGGGGCTGACTACGGGGCGCGGTTTCGGGCGGTGTTCGAGCGGCTCGGCAGGCGCCCGGGGGTGATTTTCGAGCCGTTTTTTCTCGAAGGCGTCGCGGGCGATCCCTCCCTGATCCAGGCCGACCATTTGCACCCCAACGCTGCGGGAGAAAAACGGGTGGTCGCGGCGGTGTTGCCCTATGCTGCGCGGCTGGTGGCTGCGGTGAAAAAGGGGAAGGCGACGCCGTGA
- a CDS encoding ABC transporter ATP-binding protein, which yields MDDLRDIPSPLAAASDLAPLIRARGLTLTVPAAAGPVNILHGIDLDIASGETVALLGPSGSGKTSLLMLLAGLERPSAGTITLAGHDLTRLGEDALARLRREHVGIVFQAFHLIPTMTALENVAMPLELAGRADARARARACLAAVGLGHRLTHLPGQLSGGEQQRVAIARAFSAAPRVILADEPTGNLDQATGREIISLLFAEQQAHATTLLLVTHDPALAARCGRRLHLADGRLVA from the coding sequence ATGGACGATCTCAGAGATATCCCGAGCCCTCTCGCCGCCGCATCCGATCTCGCGCCGCTCATCCGCGCTCGTGGTCTGACGCTTACGGTGCCCGCCGCCGCCGGACCCGTCAACATCCTCCATGGCATCGATCTCGACATCGCGTCGGGGGAAACCGTCGCGCTGCTCGGCCCCTCGGGTTCGGGCAAGACCAGCCTGCTGATGCTGCTTGCCGGGCTCGAGCGCCCAAGCGCCGGCACCATCACGCTCGCCGGGCATGACCTCACCCGGCTTGGCGAAGACGCGCTGGCGCGTCTCCGGCGCGAGCATGTCGGCATCGTTTTTCAGGCCTTCCACCTGATCCCGACGATGACCGCGCTCGAGAATGTCGCGATGCCGCTCGAACTCGCCGGCCGCGCCGACGCCCGGGCGCGGGCGCGCGCTTGCCTCGCGGCGGTCGGGCTTGGCCATCGCCTCACGCATCTTCCGGGCCAGCTCTCCGGCGGCGAACAGCAGCGCGTCGCCATCGCCCGCGCCTTCAGCGCCGCGCCGCGCGTGATCCTCGCCGACGAGCCGACCGGCAATCTCGACCAGGCGACCGGCCGGGAAATCATTTCGCTACTGTTTGCCGAGCAACAAGCGCACGCGACCACGCTCCTGCTCGTCACCCATGATCCCGCGCTGGCTGCGCGCTGCGGGCGCCGGTTGCATCTCGCCGATGGCCGCCTTGTCGCCTGA
- a CDS encoding ABC transporter permease has protein sequence MTLALRLAFRELRRGGGRGWWLMLACLALGVGAIAAVGAVRAGVAAGLAADGRRILGGDIEVAAGAEPVPAEVADWLRARGATLSEVVRLRSLLVAPSGARALVELKAVDGAWPLVGAATLAPPQPLADALAPRDGRFGLLVEPAVLDRLGVAVGARLKLGEAEFDLRGVLVDEPDRVGSSGLFGPRVLISTAALAATGLIQPGSLDDHALRATLPAAPAGLAAELRARFAALGLRIRDAGDAAPELARFLDRIALFLALAGLTTLLMGGIGVANGVRAWIEARARSVAILRCLGASNRLIFAVSATEIAALALAGILAGLAIGAVAPFALAGVVRAALGVAMPGGIRFGPLALAGLYGTLTAAAFALWPLARGLKIPGAALFRDDVLPATVWPGARVAAATAGLGLALAGLTLAATADRRLALWFCLAVPGAFLLLRAGAVALMRLARLGRFAASPALRLGLANLYRPGAASPVILLSLGLGLSTLATVALIAANLRRDIVAEMPAHAPSLFFIDIQPDQRARFHAIIQAELPSGAVEEVPNLRARIVAIGGVPVSKITPRPDVAWVLRGDRGLTYAAAAPAKTRLVAGPWWPADYAGPPLLSFDADIAAGLGLHLGDSVTLSVLGRQIDFRVANLRAIDWSSLDLNFVMVASPAPLTHAPHSFIAALHAPPASEGRLLRAVTDALPNVTGIPLAEVLRSVAALLARIDAALLATGGLTLITGALVLAGAIAAGQRRRRQEAVILKVLGASQAQIIVAWLAEFGSLGLAAGVIAAVIGTGASYGVLRFILDVDFVFLPGALALPLFGAVGLILLLGASALAAALGGRPGPFLRND, from the coding sequence ATGACACTGGCTCTGCGGCTGGCGTTCCGAGAGTTGCGGCGTGGCGGCGGGCGGGGCTGGTGGCTGATGCTCGCCTGCCTTGCTCTCGGCGTCGGCGCGATCGCCGCGGTCGGCGCCGTCAGGGCTGGGGTCGCGGCCGGGCTTGCCGCTGACGGGCGGCGAATTCTCGGCGGCGATATCGAGGTCGCGGCCGGGGCAGAGCCGGTCCCGGCCGAGGTCGCGGACTGGCTTCGCGCCCGCGGCGCGACGCTTTCCGAAGTGGTGCGGCTCCGCTCGCTGCTCGTCGCGCCGAGCGGGGCGCGGGCGCTGGTCGAGCTCAAGGCGGTGGATGGCGCCTGGCCGCTGGTGGGTGCCGCGACGCTTGCCCCGCCGCAGCCGCTCGCTGACGCGCTTGCGCCGCGCGATGGCCGCTTCGGGCTTTTGGTCGAGCCCGCGGTGCTCGACCGGCTCGGCGTTGCGGTTGGGGCGCGGCTCAAGCTTGGCGAGGCGGAATTCGACCTGCGCGGCGTTCTGGTGGATGAGCCAGACCGGGTGGGAAGCAGCGGCCTCTTTGGCCCAAGGGTGCTGATTTCAACCGCGGCGCTCGCCGCAACCGGGCTGATCCAGCCGGGCAGCCTCGATGACCACGCGCTTCGTGCAACCTTGCCGGCAGCGCCGGCGGGGCTCGCCGCCGAACTTCGCGCGCGCTTCGCAGCCCTCGGGCTCCGCATTCGCGACGCCGGCGACGCGGCACCCGAGCTGGCGCGATTCCTTGATCGTATCGCGCTCTTTCTCGCGCTCGCTGGCCTCACGACGCTGCTGATGGGGGGAATTGGGGTGGCCAACGGGGTGCGCGCGTGGATCGAGGCACGTGCCCGCAGCGTCGCCATTCTGCGCTGCCTCGGCGCGTCCAACCGGCTGATTTTCGCCGTCTCGGCGACCGAGATCGCGGCGTTGGCGCTTGCAGGCATCCTCGCCGGGCTTGCGATCGGGGCGGTGGCGCCATTCGCGCTCGCCGGGGTCGTGCGGGCCGCGCTTGGGGTTGCGATGCCGGGCGGGATCCGCTTCGGCCCGCTCGCACTCGCCGGGCTTTACGGCACCCTAACCGCGGCGGCGTTCGCGCTCTGGCCGCTGGCGCGTGGCTTGAAAATTCCCGGGGCAGCGCTGTTTCGTGATGATGTGCTGCCGGCCACGGTTTGGCCGGGGGCGCGGGTCGCGGCGGCGACCGCCGGGTTGGGGCTCGCGCTCGCCGGGCTCACTCTGGCCGCGACCGCTGATCGGCGTCTTGCGCTCTGGTTCTGCCTCGCCGTGCCGGGGGCGTTTTTGCTGCTCCGCGCCGGCGCCGTCGCGCTCATGCGTCTCGCCCGGCTCGGGCGGTTTGCCGCCTCGCCGGCGCTTCGCCTCGGCCTTGCCAATCTCTATCGCCCCGGCGCCGCGAGCCCGGTCATTCTGCTCTCGCTCGGGCTCGGGCTTTCGACATTGGCGACGGTCGCGCTGATCGCCGCCAATCTTCGCCGCGACATCGTCGCCGAGATGCCGGCGCATGCGCCCTCGCTCTTTTTCATCGATATCCAGCCCGACCAGCGTGCCCGCTTCCATGCCATCATCCAGGCCGAGCTACCTTCCGGCGCGGTGGAAGAAGTGCCCAATCTCCGTGCCCGCATCGTCGCGATCGGTGGGGTTCCGGTCTCGAAGATCACGCCGCGGCCGGATGTCGCCTGGGTGCTGCGCGGCGATCGCGGTCTCACCTATGCCGCCGCCGCGCCGGCGAAAACCCGGCTGGTCGCTGGGCCATGGTGGCCGGCCGATTATGCCGGGCCGCCGCTGCTCTCCTTCGACGCCGATATCGCCGCCGGGCTCGGCCTTCATCTCGGCGATAGCGTGACGCTGAGCGTGCTCGGCCGGCAAATCGATTTCCGTGTCGCCAATCTCCGCGCCATCGATTGGTCTTCGCTCGACCTCAATTTCGTGATGGTGGCGAGCCCAGCCCCCCTCACCCACGCGCCGCACAGCTTCATCGCCGCCCTGCATGCGCCGCCGGCGAGCGAAGGGCGATTGCTCCGCGCCGTCACCGACGCGCTGCCCAACGTCACCGGCATTCCCCTCGCCGAGGTGCTGCGGAGCGTCGCCGCCCTGCTCGCGCGGATCGATGCCGCGCTACTCGCGACCGGCGGGCTCACGCTGATCACCGGCGCCCTGGTGCTCGCCGGCGCCATCGCCGCGGGGCAGCGCCGCCGGCGGCAGGAGGCGGTGATCCTGAAGGTGCTCGGCGCCAGTCAGGCACAGATTATCGTTGCCTGGCTCGCCGAATTCGGCAGCCTCGGTCTCGCCGCCGGCGTGATCGCCGCTGTCATCGGCACCGGCGCGAGCTATGGCGTGCTGCGCTTCATTCTCGATGTCGATTTCGTGTTCCTGCCGGGCGCATTAGCCTTGCCGTTGTTCGGGGCGGTGGGGTTGATCCTGCTGCTCGGCGCGAGCGCGCTGGCAGCGGCGCTCGGCGGCCGGCCGGGACCATTTTTGCGCAATGATTAG
- the kdpF gene encoding K(+)-transporting ATPase subunit F, with protein MLDLILGGAVAFALFIYLLWALIRPEDLI; from the coding sequence ATGCTCGATCTCATTCTCGGCGGCGCGGTCGCGTTCGCTTTGTTCATCTATCTGCTCTGGGCGCTGATCCGACCCGAAGATCTGATCTGA
- the kdpA gene encoding potassium-transporting ATPase subunit KdpA: MTFSGWAEILLVLALIVLAAWPVGLYIARIADGERCFLHPILGPLERGFYALAGVDPTRGMSWQGYTIALLLLNALHFLMLYAILRLQFYLPLNPDHLLGMSPRLAFNTAMSFVTNTNWQAYSGETTLSPGSQMWGLTSHMFVSAATGIAAALAISRAFGQGGMKTLGNFWADLTRLVLYLLLPIAVVGTIILVALGVPQTLATHADATTLEGVKQTISMGPVAFMEVIKNLGTNGGGYFNANGSHPFEGPNAWATMFEAWLVFLIPIALTFTFGRIVKDARQGYALLAVIGIFVIAAIAVAYHAEAQGNPLLTALGVDPAQGNMEGKELRFGIPLSALFNVITTATSCGAVNAMLDSYMPLGGMTSMFLIQLGEIVPGGVGSGLYGLLIFALIAVFVAGLMVGRTPEYLGKKIQAKEVKLAMLAVLILPVSILGFAALSLVMPEATASLGNAGPHGLSEMLYAFTSATGNNGSAFAGLSADTPWLDTTLGIAMLLGRFAFLVPVMAIAGSLAAKIKVPASTGTFPTHGPLFVGLLCGVIVIMGGLQFMPALSLGPLAEHFAMLAGKTF; the protein is encoded by the coding sequence ATGACCTTCAGCGGATGGGCAGAGATTCTGCTCGTGCTCGCTCTCATTGTGCTCGCGGCCTGGCCGGTCGGGCTTTATATCGCCCGCATCGCCGACGGCGAGCGGTGTTTTCTCCACCCCATTCTCGGGCCCTTGGAGCGCGGATTTTATGCGCTGGCCGGGGTCGATCCGACGCGCGGCATGAGTTGGCAGGGCTACACAATCGCGCTCCTGCTCCTCAACGCGCTCCATTTTCTGATGCTGTATGCGATATTGCGGCTGCAATTCTATCTGCCGCTCAATCCCGATCATCTCCTCGGCATGTCGCCGCGGCTTGCCTTCAACACCGCGATGAGCTTCGTCACCAACACCAACTGGCAGGCCTATAGCGGCGAGACGACGCTCTCGCCCGGCAGCCAGATGTGGGGGCTGACGTCGCATATGTTCGTCTCGGCGGCGACCGGCATCGCCGCCGCGCTCGCGATCTCGCGCGCCTTCGGGCAAGGCGGGATGAAAACGCTCGGCAATTTCTGGGCCGATCTCACGCGCCTCGTGCTCTATCTCCTGCTGCCGATCGCGGTCGTCGGGACGATCATACTGGTCGCGCTCGGCGTGCCGCAGACACTCGCAACCCATGCCGACGCGACGACGCTGGAAGGCGTAAAACAAACCATTTCGATGGGCCCGGTTGCGTTCATGGAGGTGATCAAAAATCTCGGCACCAATGGCGGCGGTTATTTCAACGCCAATGGCAGTCATCCGTTCGAGGGTCCCAATGCCTGGGCGACGATGTTCGAAGCCTGGCTGGTGTTCCTGATCCCGATTGCGCTCACCTTCACGTTCGGGCGCATCGTCAAGGATGCGCGCCAGGGGTATGCGCTGCTCGCGGTGATCGGCATTTTCGTCATCGCCGCCATCGCCGTCGCCTATCATGCCGAGGCGCAAGGCAATCCGCTGCTGACGGCGCTCGGCGTCGATCCCGCGCAAGGCAACATGGAGGGGAAGGAACTCCGCTTCGGCATCCCGCTCTCCGCCCTTTTCAACGTCATCACCACCGCGACCTCGTGCGGCGCGGTGAACGCGATGCTGGATAGCTATATGCCGCTCGGCGGCATGACGTCGATGTTCCTGATCCAGCTTGGCGAGATCGTGCCCGGCGGCGTCGGCTCCGGGCTTTACGGCCTGCTTATCTTTGCCCTCATCGCGGTGTTCGTCGCCGGGCTCATGGTCGGACGGACACCGGAATATCTCGGCAAGAAAATCCAGGCGAAGGAGGTGAAGCTTGCGATGCTCGCGGTGCTGATCCTGCCGGTCTCGATCCTCGGCTTCGCCGCGCTCTCGCTGGTCATGCCGGAGGCCACCGCTTCCCTCGGCAATGCCGGGCCGCACGGGCTTTCCGAGATGCTTTATGCCTTCACCTCGGCGACCGGCAATAACGGCAGCGCCTTCGCTGGCCTCAGCGCCGATACACCCTGGCTCGACACCACGCTCGGCATTGCCATGCTGCTCGGTCGCTTCGCTTTTCTCGTCCCCGTCATGGCAATCGCGGGCTCGCTTGCGGCAAAGATCAAGGTGCCGGCCTCAACCGGCACATTTCCGACCCACGGGCCGCTTTTCGTCGGTCTGCTCTGCGGCGTCATCGTGATCATGGGTGGGCTGCAGTTCATGCCGGCGCTCTCGCTTGGCCCGCTGGCTGAGCATTTCGCCATGCTCGCCGGCAAGACATTCTAA
- the kdpB gene encoding potassium-transporting ATPase subunit KdpB, whose translation MASHAKSASPALFDGSLLSRAAGDAFRKLNPAQLIRNPVIFVTEVISILVTILGLRNLATGAPSGFAIAIAFFLWLTVLFATFAEAVAEGRGRARAESLRRARTETLAKRLVNPADRAIFQPVAASELAVGDHVLVEAGDLIPSDGDVVEGMASVNESAVTGESAPVIRESGGDRSAVTGGTEIVSDWLVVRITAAPGSTFLDRMIRLVEGAERRKTPNEIALDILLAGLTLIFLIAVVTLVGFARYSGTVLGVPVLAALLVCLIPTTIGGLLSAIGIAGMDRLVRFNVLATSGRAVEAAGDVDTLLLDKTGTITLGNRMASAFIPAPGVSERELARAIALATLGDETPEGRSILAFARDRFSIAPERPEGAVVVPFTAQTRLSGLDHDGHAFRKGAVDSVLAWLKMEKAPAEFTAAIERIARAGGTPLAVAQDGRLMGAIELKDIVKPGIRERFAALRRMGIRTVMVTGDNRITAAAIATEAGVDDFIAEATPQDKLAYIRKTQEDGRLVAMAGDGTNDAPALAQADVGVAMQTGTQAAREAGNMVDLDSDPTKLIEIVEIGKQLLITRGSLTTFSIANDISKYFAILPAIFITAYPELGALNVMHLASPQSAILSAVIFNALIIVALVPLALRGVSFRPIGASALLRRNLLIYGLGGIVAPFIGIKLIDMLLALAGLA comes from the coding sequence ATGGCATCGCATGCCAAATCCGCGAGCCCGGCGCTATTCGACGGCTCCCTTCTCTCTCGCGCCGCCGGAGATGCGTTCCGCAAACTCAATCCCGCGCAGCTGATCCGCAATCCGGTGATTTTCGTGACCGAGGTGATCTCGATCCTCGTGACCATACTTGGTCTGCGCAATCTCGCGACCGGCGCGCCTTCGGGCTTTGCCATCGCGATTGCTTTTTTCCTGTGGCTGACAGTATTGTTCGCAACCTTCGCCGAAGCGGTCGCGGAAGGACGCGGGCGGGCGCGGGCTGAGAGTTTGCGGCGCGCACGCACCGAGACGCTGGCCAAACGTCTCGTCAATCCCGCCGACCGCGCCATCTTCCAGCCGGTCGCGGCGAGCGAATTGGCCGTCGGCGACCATGTGTTGGTCGAAGCTGGTGATCTCATCCCATCCGACGGCGACGTCGTCGAGGGGATGGCGAGCGTCAACGAAAGCGCCGTCACGGGCGAGTCGGCACCGGTGATCCGCGAATCGGGCGGCGATCGCAGCGCCGTCACTGGGGGCACGGAGATCGTCTCAGACTGGCTCGTCGTGCGCATCACCGCAGCCCCCGGCTCGACCTTTCTCGACCGCATGATCCGCCTCGTCGAAGGGGCGGAGCGGCGCAAGACGCCAAACGAGATCGCGCTCGATATTCTGCTCGCCGGCCTCACGCTGATCTTTCTCATCGCCGTCGTGACCCTGGTCGGTTTCGCGCGCTATTCCGGCACTGTGCTCGGCGTTCCGGTGCTCGCGGCTCTTCTCGTCTGCCTGATCCCGACGACGATCGGCGGGTTGTTGTCCGCGATCGGCATCGCCGGGATGGATCGGCTGGTGCGCTTTAACGTGCTCGCGACCTCGGGCCGCGCGGTGGAAGCGGCGGGTGACGTCGATACCCTGCTCCTCGATAAAACCGGCACCATCACGCTCGGCAACCGCATGGCGAGCGCCTTCATCCCCGCCCCCGGCGTGAGCGAGCGCGAGCTCGCGCGTGCGATCGCGCTCGCAACCCTCGGTGACGAAACGCCGGAGGGACGCTCGATCCTCGCCTTCGCGCGCGACCGCTTTAGTATCGCGCCCGAGCGGCCGGAGGGCGCGGTCGTGGTACCATTCACCGCCCAGACCCGGCTTTCCGGCCTCGACCATGATGGTCATGCCTTTCGCAAGGGTGCCGTCGACTCGGTGCTTGCTTGGCTCAAGATGGAGAAGGCGCCGGCGGAATTCACCGCCGCCATCGAGCGGATCGCGCGCGCTGGCGGAACGCCGCTCGCGGTTGCGCAAGATGGGCGGTTGATGGGGGCGATCGAACTCAAAGACATCGTCAAACCCGGGATCCGCGAGCGTTTCGCCGCGTTGCGCCGCATGGGCATTCGCACCGTGATGGTAACCGGCGACAACCGCATCACCGCCGCCGCCATCGCGACCGAAGCCGGCGTTGATGATTTCATCGCCGAGGCAACGCCGCAGGACAAGCTCGCCTATATCCGCAAAACCCAGGAGGATGGCCGTCTCGTCGCGATGGCCGGCGACGGCACCAATGATGCGCCGGCGCTCGCGCAAGCCGATGTCGGGGTTGCCATGCAGACCGGCACCCAGGCCGCGCGCGAGGCCGGCAATATGGTCGATCTCGACAGCGACCCGACCAAGCTGATCGAGATCGTCGAAATCGGCAAGCAATTGCTGATCACCCGCGGCTCGCTCACGACGTTTTCGATCGCCAACGACATCTCGAAATATTTCGCGATTCTGCCGGCGATTTTTATCACCGCCTATCCTGAACTCGGGGCGCTGAACGTGATGCATCTCGCCTCGCCGCAATCGGCCATTCTCTCGGCGGTGATCTTCAACGCGCTGATCATCGTCGCCCTGGTGCCGCTGGCGCTGCGTGGCGTCAGCTTCCGCCCGATCGGCGCCTCGGCGCTGTTGCGGCGCAACCTCTTGATTTATGGCCTGGGCGGCATCGTCGCGCCGTTCATCGGCATCAAGCTGATCGATATGCTGCTCGCCCTCGCCGGGCTCGCCTGA
- the kdpC gene encoding potassium-transporting ATPase subunit KdpC, with amino-acid sequence MIREFRPALILVVLLTVLTGLAAPLAMTGLLGLAFPFQAGGSLLEDHGKIIGSALIGQNFTTPGYFHPRLSATTEPDPKDASKTIPVPYAADNSNASNLAPTAKALIDRVKGDLAAAGPAPVPADAVTSSASGLDPDISPENARRQIARVARARHLPEARIADLVAAHTEKPFLGFIGEARVNVLALNRALDQLSAP; translated from the coding sequence ATGATCCGCGAATTCCGCCCTGCGCTCATTCTCGTCGTGCTGCTCACCGTGCTCACCGGTCTTGCCGCGCCGCTCGCAATGACCGGCCTCCTCGGCCTTGCCTTTCCCTTTCAGGCGGGCGGCAGCCTGCTTGAGGATCATGGCAAGATCATCGGCTCGGCATTGATCGGGCAGAATTTTACCACCCCGGGCTATTTCCACCCGCGCCTCTCGGCGACCACCGAGCCCGATCCCAAGGACGCGAGCAAGACCATCCCGGTGCCTTACGCCGCCGATAATTCCAACGCCTCCAACCTCGCGCCGACGGCGAAGGCGCTGATCGATCGCGTCAAGGGCGATCTCGCCGCGGCCGGCCCGGCGCCGGTGCCGGCGGACGCCGTCACCAGCTCGGCTTCCGGCCTCGATCCCGACATCTCACCGGAAAATGCGCGCCGGCAGATTGCCCGCGTCGCGCGCGCCCGCCATCTCCCCGAGGCGCGTATCGCCGATCTCGTTGCCGCCCATACCGAGAAGCCGTTCCTCGGCTTCATCGGCGAGGCGCGGGTGAATGTGCTCGCGCTCAACCGCGCTCTCGATCAGCTGTCGGCGCCGTAA